One Gambusia affinis linkage group LG15, SWU_Gaff_1.0, whole genome shotgun sequence genomic window carries:
- the LOC122844367 gene encoding eukaryotic translation initiation factor 5B-like, producing the protein MSEAVPSSSCVLPDNFPETDVAAQPGDIMLVNSPPDDAKEISNHLMSSLERHSGQDTNSDSEDSLFITQKCAPQRRRRSNRRSNFRAHRDSPEDEYDASTSEEEHPEDGEQQQKKSCTTPKFTFHFLKERRVTRLPSYQNRKLHYYAMGGYFRYTEQLWDSYQTGEDLLLSLPTVDQDGEAISPLSEEEDETTEKEIRVVEKKLFVVSKTKNSQPWCNPRKRSSEETQHNEEQDNAAGEPQGGVGMITRRRSMRISSLRGLSSSKTKESDEIPEETKSVDERVSTSGNLPAETEMGRKSRSRGKESRPSGLIPEENERMLGNESVATCRGLSAEQSDREATGPHTGADEQTGVRDDDIECRTIKVKKRKKEKKDREDDKCVEEGKDQTLEGVGGHQTAPSANLIITETVEAPCMEKKKKKKKKLENQYLGQEADEKSDQQKEEDFVVVCETENVDTDSLKTNKAAETVTNDVHVPKKRKKNKKYSSDLNQTGTEQPQAIDHSSNGEVLQEMLESNGFKRKKHKKKKNQSPDDNQTDVDLSNDVPTVPENTDFVYKRKKKKKYSSDLNQTSTEQPQATDHSTNGEVFQEMLESNGFKRKKHKKKKNQSPDDNQTDVDLSNDASTVPENTDFVYKKKKKKHVSDQVGLAEEDESVEKTPKDRQDIEPKTKKKKKKKGDISESNSEDMLASGDYSELVRKKKKKKKRTSSVLSADDEEQSPSAHEGCPEKPEVSAGELAVESADVSEHLQESKDGKKKKKRSATVPESEERELEETSEALVKSKEKRKRTERLTKSLESIEQSQTEEAVVVKKKKKKKKSRQEDPDEEDRTNPGAGCKFNATSSKTFPAELETSSSRCVERKRKRNAKRRLHNPDKDFLSDLNN; encoded by the exons ATGTCAGAAGCAGTTCCTTCTTCCTCTTGTGTTCTCCCAGATAACTTCCCAGAAACTGATGTGGCAGCTCAGCCAGGTGACATAATGTTGGTAAACTCTCCTCCTGATGACGCGAAGGAGATATCAAATCATTTGATGTCTTCTCTGGAGCGGCACAGTGGACAGGATACAAACag tGATTCAGAGGACAGCTTGTTCATCACTCAGAAATGTGCACCTCAACGACGGAGGCGCTCAAACCGGAGGTCAAACTTCAGGGCCCACAGAGATTCACCAGAAGATGAATATGACGCATCCACCTCTGAGGAGGAACATCCAGAAGacggagagcagcagcagaagaaaagctgCACAACACCGAAGTTCACCTTTCATTTCCTCAAGGAGAGAAGGGTGACGAGGTTACCATCTTATCAGAACAGAAAACTTCAT TATTACGCCATGGGAGGTTACTTCAGATATACGGAGCAGCTTTGGGACAGCTATCAAACAGGGGaagatctgctgctgtcttTACCAACTGTGGACCAGGACGGAGAGGCCATATCTCCTTTGTCAGA AGAGGAAGACGAAACTACAGAAAAAGAGATCCGAGTGGTG GAAAAGAAGCTCTTTGTGGTGTCGAAAACAAAGAACTCCCAACCTTGGTGCAATCCCAGAAAGAGATCCAGTGAAGAAACGCAACACAATGAAGAGCAGGACAATGCTGCAGGCGAGCCACAGGGAGGAGTGGGAATGATTACCCGCAGAAGATCAATGCGGATATCCTCGTTGAGGGGACTGTCCTCTTCAAAAACAAAGGAGTCAGATGAAATCCCGGAAGAGACGAAGTCGGTCGATGAACGAGTGTCAACGTCTGGAAACCTCCCTGCTGAAACTGAAATGGGAAGGAAGAGCAGATCTCGAGGAAAAGAAAGTAGACCAAGTGGTCTTATTCCTGAAGAGAATGAACGGATGCTTGGTAACGAAAGCGTCGCCACATGCCGGGGTCTGAGTGCAGAGCAGAGCGATAGAGAAGCAACGGGCCCTCATACTGGGGCAGATGAACAAACCGGTGTACGAGATGATGATATAGAGTGTAGAACAATCAAGgtaaagaagaggaagaaagaaaaaaaggacagagaAGATGACAAATGTGTAGAAGAAGGAAAAGATCAGACTCTAGAGGGAGTCGGGGGTCATCAGACTGCTCCCTCTGCAAACCTGATTATCACTGAGACAGTGGAAGCTCCTTGtatggagaagaagaaaaagaagaagaagaaacttgaAAACCAATATCTCGGACAGGAGGCGGATGAAAAATCAGACCAACAGAAGGAGGAGGATTTTGTTGTGGtgtgtgaaactgaaaatgttgatACAGACTCTTTAAAGACCAACAAAGCTGCAGAGACTGTGACGAATGACGTACATGTcccaaagaaaaggaagaaaaataaaaaatactcttCAGATCTGAATCAAACAGGAACAGAACAACCACAGGCAATAGATCATTCAAGTAATGGTGAAGTTTTACAGGAAATGCTGGAGTCCAAtgggtttaaaagaaaaaaacacaaaaagaaaaagaaccagTCGCCTGATGACAATCAGACAGATGTGGACTTATCAAACGATGTTCCGACAGTGCCAGAAAATACAGACTTTGTttataaaaggaagaaaaagaaaaaatactctTCAGATCTGAATCAAACATCAACAGAACAACCACAGGCAACAGATCATTCAACTAATGGTGAAGTTTTTCAGGAAATGCTAGAGTCCAAtgggtttaaaagaaaaaagcacaaaaagaaaaagaaccagTCGCCTGATGACAATCAGACAGATGTGGACTTATCAAACGATGCCTCGACCGTGCCAGAAAATACAGactttgtttataaaaagaagaaaaagaaacatgtgtCTGACCAAGTTGGACTTGCGGAAGAAGATGAAAGTGTAGAGAAAACTCCAAAAGACAGGCAAGATATTGAACCgaaaaccaagaagaagaagaaaaagaagggcGATATCAGCGAAAGTAACTCAGAGGACATGTTGGCATCTGGTGACTATTCGGAGCTTGTgcgcaaaaagaaaaagaaaaagaaaaggacttCTTCCGTCCTTTCTGCTGATGATGAGGAACAGTCTCCATCTGCTCATGAGGGCTGTCCTGAAAAGCCTGAGGTCAGCGCTGGCGAGTTAGCCGTGGAATCAGCAGACGTTTCTGAACATTTGCAAGAATCAAAAGatggcaagaagaaaaagaagaggtcAGCAACTGTCCCCGAGAGTGAGGAAAGGGAGCTGGAGGAAACATCTGAAGCGCTGGTCAAGAGTAAAGAGAAACGCAAGAGAACTGAAAGGCTCACAAAAAGTTTGGAGAGCATTGAGCAATCTCAAACCGAAGAGGCGGTGgttgtgaagaagaagaagaagaagaagaaaagcagacaGGAGGATCCGGATGAGGAGGACAGAACAAATCCTGGGGCTGGTTGTAAGTTTAACGCAACGTCATCTAAAACATTTCCAGCAGAACTGGAGACGTCTTCCTCTCGCTGtgtggagaggaaaagaaagcgTAATGCAAAAAGAAGACTTCATAATCCAGATAAAGACTTTCTTTCAGACTTAAACAACTGA
- the aspa gene encoding aspartoacylase, translating to MSNGSSSNNNNNTARFDAARRVAIFGGTHGNEMSGVTLVNLWTQNSAEIQRKGLEIKPFITNPKAVEKCVRYVDTDLNRAFTQENLSATGGDELPYEVQRAQEINRMFGPKGSAEAYDVIFDLHNTTSNMGCTLILESSKDAFNLQMMNYIKKAFAPASCLVLLNEHPLLKYSTSRSVAKHPVGMEVGPQPQGVLRSNIFEAMRVILKHALDFISLFNEGMEFPPCTVEVFRVLERMDYPRDANGNIIAMVHPNLQDCDWEPLNPGDPMFQTFDGKSIHYQGSSTVYPTFINEAAYYEKQQAFVTTRRETLAASAIRKA from the exons ATGTCcaatggcagcagcagcaacaacaacaacaacacggCGCGGTTTGACGCGGCCAGGAGAGTGGCGATCTTCGGAGGGACTCACGGGAACGAAATGTCCGGCGTGACACTTGTTAACCTGTGGACGCAGAACAGCGCTGAGATCCAAAGAAAGGGACTGGAGATCAAGCCCTTCATCACGAACCCGAAGGCTGTGGAGAAGTGTGTTCGATACGTGGACACGGACCTGAACCGAGCCTTTACTCAGGAGAACCTCAG CGCAACAGGAGGCGACGAGCTGCCCTACGAGGTGCAGAGGGCCCAGGAGATCAACAGGATGTTCGGACCCAAAGGAAGCGCCGAAGCCTACGACGTGATCTTCGACCTCCACAACACCACGTCCAACATGGGCTGCACTCTGATCCTGGAGAGCTCCAAAGACGCCTTCAATCTGCAGATGATGAATTACATAAAG aaagcCTTCGCTCCTGCTAGTTGTCTTGTTCTCCTGAATGAACACCCTCTGCTGAAATATTCCACCTCTCGCTCTGTGGCCAAGCACCCTGTTG GAATGGAAGTGGGTCCTCAGCCTCAAGGGGTTTTAAGAAGTAACATCTTTGAAGCTATGAGGGTCATCCTCAAACATGCCCTGGACTTCATCTCTCTCTTTAACGAAG GAATGGAGTTTCCTCCATGTACGGTGGAAGTCTTCCGGGTCTTGGAGAGGATGGACTACCCCAGGGATGCCAACGGGAACATTATTGCCATGGTTCACCCCAACCTGCAG gaCTGTGACTGGGAGCCGCTGAACCCTGGCGACCCAATGTTCCAAACGTTTGACGGGAAGTCCATCCACTACCAAGGCTCCAGCACCGTTTATCCCACTTTTATTAATGAGGCAGCCTACTACGAGAAACAACAGGCGTTTGTGACCACCAGGCGAGAAACCTTGGCTGCGAGTGCCATCAGGAAAGCATGA